The segment ACACCAGCATGCGCGAGATCATCAAGCGCATCCTGGTCTCGCGCGTCCCGGTCGTGATCTACGTCGCGCCCTCGGGTAGTCGCGCGGCGAGCGCCGGAACCTTCATCGCGATGGCCGCGCACGTCGCCGCGATGTCGCCGGGAACCTCGATCGGCGCCGCCTCCCCCGTGGGCCTGGGGGGAGGAATCACCGACACGACCATGGCGCACAAGGTCCGCAACGACGCCATCTCCTACATCCGCTCCCTGGCCGCTCAGCGCGGGCGGAACGTGGAATGGGCGGAGAAGGCGGTGCGCGAGGGAGGCTCGCTCCCCGAGAGCGACGCCCTGAAGATGCACGTCGTGGACCTGGTCGCGCGCGACGACGACGATCTCCTCCGCCAGCTCGACGGCTGGAAGGTCACGATCGGGGGGGAGACCCGCACGCTCCACACCCAGAACGCCGTGCGCCACCCCTTCGCGATGTCGTGGCGCCAGGGGCTGCTCTCCAAGATCGTCGATCCGAACGTCGCCTACATCCTGTTCATGCTCGGGTTCTACGGGCTGATCTTCGAGCTCTCGAGCCCCGGCTCCATCCTTCCCGGCGTCGTCGGGGGCATCTGCATCCTGCTCGCCTTCCTCGCCTTCCAGACGATCCCGATCAACATGACCGGCCTCGCGCTCATCCTGTTCGCGATGACGCTCTTCATCGTCGATCTGAAAGTCCCGACCCACGGAGTCCTGACCGCGGGGGGCATCGTGTCCCTCGTCCTCGGCTCGCTTCTACTGATCGGAGGGGATGCGGGCATGGCGCGGATCTCCTATTCGGTGATCGGCACGGTGGTCGCCGCCACCGTGGTCTTCTTCGTCTTCGTTCTTGGCGCGGCGATGCGGGCCCAGCGGCGGAAGCCGATGACCGGGCGCGAGGGGCTGGTCGGCGAGCGCGGCACCGCCCTCACCGACCTCGAGCCGAGCGGGCGGGTGTTCGTCCATGGCGCGTACTGGGAAGCGGAGTCCTCGGAGCACATCGAACGGGGCGCGGCGGTCGTCGTCGATCAGGTCGACGGCCTGCGGCTCCGGGTGCACAAAGCCTAGGAAGGAGCCGTGATGATCGGTTACCCGGTGTTGATCCTCGTCATCCTGGGAATCCTCCTCCTCACCAGCGCGATCAAGGTGCTGCGGGAATACGAGCGCGCCGTGGTCTTCCGCCTGGGGCGCGCCGTCGGCGCCAAGGGACCGGGCCTCATCTTCCTCATCCCGATCGTGGACAAGATGGTGCGGATCCCGCTCCGGACGGTGGCGATGGACGTGCCGCCGCAGGATGTGATCACGCGCGACAACGTGACGGTCAAGGTGAACGCGGTGATCTACTTCCGCGTGCTCGACGCCAACCGCGCCGTGCTCGAGGTGGAGAACTACCTCTACGCCACGTCGCAGATCGCCCAGACCACGCTCCGGAGCTCGCTGGGCGAGTCGGACCTGGACCAGCTCCTCTCCAATCGCGACGAGATCAACCTCAAGCTGCAGCAAGTGATCGACCGCCACACCGAGCCGTGGGGGATCAAGGTCAGCACCGTCGAGGTGAAGAACGTCGACCTGCCCCAGGAAATGCAGCGCGCCATCGCGCGCCAGGCCGAGGCCGAGCGCGAGCGCCGCGCCAAGGTGATCAACGCCGAGGGCGAGCTCCAGGCGTCCCAGAAGCTGATGGAGGCGGCGCGCGTCATCGCGCAGGAGCCGATCGCGCTTCAGCTCCGCTATCTCCAGACGCTCGCGGAGATCGCGACCGAGAACAATTCGACCACGG is part of the Candidatus Binatia bacterium genome and harbors:
- a CDS encoding slipin family protein, whose amino-acid sequence is MIGYPVLILVILGILLLTSAIKVLREYERAVVFRLGRAVGAKGPGLIFLIPIVDKMVRIPLRTVAMDVPPQDVITRDNVTVKVNAVIYFRVLDANRAVLEVENYLYATSQIAQTTLRSSLGESDLDQLLSNRDEINLKLQQVIDRHTEPWGIKVSTVEVKNVDLPQEMQRAIARQAEAERERRAKVINAEGELQASQKLMEAARVIAQEPIALQLRYLQTLAEIATENNSTTVFPIPIDLFEPILKARAAALTAGPRT
- a CDS encoding nodulation protein NfeD, with the translated sequence MTIRRAGALLAALASISIALVPAASAKGPTPAPSAKAAPASPAPPEIDILTIDGAIQPITAQVIVRAIDGAEKHDREMLVVRLDTPGGLDTSMREIIKRILVSRVPVVIYVAPSGSRAASAGTFIAMAAHVAAMSPGTSIGAASPVGLGGGITDTTMAHKVRNDAISYIRSLAAQRGRNVEWAEKAVREGGSLPESDALKMHVVDLVARDDDDLLRQLDGWKVTIGGETRTLHTQNAVRHPFAMSWRQGLLSKIVDPNVAYILFMLGFYGLIFELSSPGSILPGVVGGICILLAFLAFQTIPINMTGLALILFAMTLFIVDLKVPTHGVLTAGGIVSLVLGSLLLIGGDAGMARISYSVIGTVVAATVVFFVFVLGAAMRAQRRKPMTGREGLVGERGTALTDLEPSGRVFVHGAYWEAESSEHIERGAAVVVDQVDGLRLRVHKA